From Coregonus clupeaformis isolate EN_2021a unplaced genomic scaffold, ASM2061545v1 scaf0112, whole genome shotgun sequence:
ATGGAATCCCGCGGCGGACGGTACATGTTACAGTGGTGCCGTGACTCAGATCCCAGAGTTGATGTCTATCATCTGCTGAGGTTGCTGCGGAAAAGAAGGAGGTCAGAGGGAGGTGCATGTAGAGGATGGTAGCTAACGGATGCTAGCTTAGCATCACACATTGACACAATGATGATGATGTCACCTTCCCGGAGACCTGAGGTAGTGTCTCCCCCGTACCACAACAGCTCAGTTTTCTGTTTCTATAGCAGTATTAACGGAGACTATGGAGTACATTGTGTTGTTGTGAAACATGGTATCGAATCCTGGAGCGGACTGGTACATGTTACATGTGCGTGTCTTTGTGTTAGCTCAGCATACAGTGCTGTGCCATGAAATGTTCAGCTTCATCATTCTTCCACTTCTTCTGCCTTATTCTTCTGCTTACTTTGGTGTTGAGTTTTCCTGtaagtgtggttgtgtgtgtttgtgtgtgtgtgtgtgtgtgtgtgtgtgtgtgtgtgtgtgtgtgtgtgtgtgtgtgtgtgtgtgtgtgtgtaactgccCCCTGGTGTTTGTATGAGGTGTATGAGTTGTGTTGACGTCTGTGTCTCCACAGAGCCCCCGGTCACCATCACCAAGCTGCTGGACGACGTGCACGTAGTGGTGGGAGAGAAGGTGGAGTTTGAGTgtgaggtgtcagaggaaggagcCAACGTCAAATGGTGAGGGACTCATACTAATACCCTTTTTAGTCAAATGACTAAGTAACTAATCAatcaatctatctatctatcaatctCTGTTACAGCTgtggcatttgtgtgtgtatgtgtctctcacAACTGTTAAACACTAtttctatgtctgtgtgtgtttcaccCATTCTCaggatgaaagatggagttgagcTGACCAAGGATGGGAAGTACAGGATAAAGAAGGATGGGAAGAAACACACTCTGGTCATCAGTGAAGCAACCATAGAGGACATCGGAATGTACTATGTTTACACTAACGGGGGAGAATCCAAAGGAGAACTGGAAGTGGAAGGTACCACTTTCAGATATCATACAGTATACTAAAAAAGTTAATTTTTTATTAACTTCATTTTCGGAAGAGTCCGAaatgctttctctctctgctttcttttctgtctctttctgctttcttttctgtctctttctgttttcttttctgtctctttctgctTTATTTTCTGTatctttccctctccttcccttcatctctgCCCCTGGTGCTCAGCCAAGGAGCTGGAGGTTCTGCAGAGTATAGCTGACCTGTCGGTGAAGGCGTGTGAACAGGCCGTGTTCAAGTGTGAGGTGTCTGATGAGAAGGTGGTGGGCAAGTGGTTCAAGGACGGTGTGGAGGTCAAACCCGGCAACCGCATCAAGATGTCACACATCGGAAGGTATGGCGTCACATTGCTGGGGCTTTGGGGGGTCATTGAGTTTAAATAACTTCAGACAGGCTTGAACATCCTCAAATTCTCCTTCTCCATGGGACCTTGTCAGTACAGTACATATTCTATTTTTGACTTGATTTTGCATTATGGAGCATGTTGCAAGGGTAACTGTGCTTTGCATAATTGTGGGTCACTGCGAGTGTCTGTTGTCTCCTTGGTAACATTGGGTTGCCGTTTGTTCTCCAGGATCCACAAGCTGACGATTGATGACGTGAAGCCGCAGGACGAAGGAAACTACACCTTTGTCCCTGAAGGATACGCACTCTCCCTCTCCGCTAAACTCAACTTcattggtgagagagagagagagagagactctcctAAGTTTTACTGAGTACAATGAAGCAGAGCCTACATTTAAATGATACTGATTCATGTGTTTTCCCTGTTTCCCTCAGAAATCAAGATTGACTATGTTCCACGCCAAGGTAGGTGTGGCTATTGTCTCCTATCATCCGTTGGCGTTACCTATTTATTACACTGTATTTAATACTGTGATAATCACCCAGGACCACCCGTCCCTCACTGACATTCCTCCGCCCCTCACAGACCCTCCCAAAATTCACCTGGACACCAGTAGCACGGGCAGCAAGAACACTATTGTTGTGGTGGCTGGCAACAAGCTCCGCCTTGATGTGGAGATCACAGGAGAGCCTGTCCCCACCGTGTGTTGGATGAAAGGAGACACTGTGAGGATCTAGTATTTCTGTTACatcctcctcacacacacacatcaaacccCTGCCCCAGCATGCCTCTCTAAGGAAGGGGGGCATCAAAGGCAGGGTGTCACTCACATTAACCAACCATTAGACCATGCAAGACTCTGAGAGAAAGATGAAATAGTGTGTCCAGGTTACACCCAGTAGCTGAATCACCAGACAGTGTCAGTCCAGTAGTCTAAGTGCCCTCCCTGTTCCTGTCTCTAGGTGATATCGGAGGCGGAGGGCAGAGTGAGGGTGGAGACCAGGACCACTCTGAGCAGCTTTGTCATTGAGGGGGCGGAGAGGCCAGACGAGGGCCGGTACTCCATCATAGTGACCAACCCAGCCGGAGAGGACAGGGCTGAGCTCACCATCAAGATCGTTGGTCAgtggtactctctctctcctctctcccctctctctttccagtcTACTACTCTCCCCTCTTCACTTCTGTCCCCTTGCCTTTCCTGCTCTCCTCTTTCCCCCAcatctccctgctctctcctttttctctctctataaTTTGTTCTCCCCTTCTTATGCAATAGAGGTaaacatatatttaaaaaacaattCAGTAAGAGTGATTCAATAATAGATGTGACATTAATTGACATTAAGTTAGAACCCATTCTGAGCTGGTGAGAACATAGCCACCCCTATGTCCTGTCCTGACTgtttctcctgtcccctccagaTGTGCCTAACCCTCCAGAGAACGTCAAGTGTATGGGAGTTGGCGAGGACACAGCCACCATTACATGGGATCCCCCCAAATTTGATGGGGGTTCGCCCGTCAAAGGTGCACCTTTCCTATTTTTACATCTATCTATTAAGCTATCAATCTCTCTTTCCTCATGGTTATCAGCTATCTGTTAATCTCTCTCATTACATTGGTAAAATCTAATGATGTCGTTCTGTGATGATGTCGCTCTATGATTATGTAATGTCGCTCTGTGATGTCACTCTGATGATGTCAGACTGTAATGATGTAATGTTGCTCTGTGATGATGTCACTCGCAGGCTACCTGATGGAGAGGAAGAAGCAGGGTTCCTCCAGGTGGACCAAGCTGAACTTTGAGGTGTTTGAGTCAACCACGTACGAGGCTAAGAAGATGATTGAGGGTGTTTTTTATGAGATGAGGGTGTTTGCTGTCAATGGGATCGGCATCTCCCAGCCCAGCGGCAACTCCAAGCCCTTCATGCCCATCGGTGGGTAGACACTTATTACTAGAGCAGTGGAGAGGAGCCTTTCAATCTCCTGATACTCTACTTATACAGTttacctctgtcttcctctccttttatctattctctctctgcctctgtctctcagcCCCTACCAGTGAGCCCACTCGTCTGACGGTGGAGGATGTGACAGACAGCACCTGTGCCCTGAAGTGGCGTCCACCAGAGAGGGTTGGAGCAGGGGGCGTTGACGGGTACATAATCGAGTGGTGCAAAGAAGGAGGTGAAGGAGGATTTTGGGGTTGCAGAATAATATTATAATTTCTTCTAATTCACTAATCTCTCCCATAAAATTCCTCTGTAGAATTCCTATAAAACTCTATAGATAAACCATCTCATTTCTAAGTGGATGATAATGAATGCTCTTCTGCTATTGGTCCATCCCTTAGAGGATAACTGGGTGGTGGCCAATAAGGAGCCAGTGGACAAGAACACGTACCGTGTGAAGGGGCTGCCAACAGGAGAGAAGCTCTTGTTCAGAGTGGTGGCTATGAATATCGCTGGACGCAGCCCCCCCTGCACCTTGAAACAGTCTGTCACCATCAGAGAGATCATGGGTCAGACTCACACGCTTGCatggacgcacgcacacacacacttctccatagacctctgacacacacagtaaacacacCCACTTCCATTACTTCTATGTTGAcattcctctctgtctccctccatgtctcagaGTACCCAAAGATCCGCCTGCCTCGCCAGCTAAGAACCAAGTTCATCAGGAAAGTGGGCGAGAAGATCAACTTGGTCATCCCCTTCCaggtctgagaacagccagcacCACACAGTAGTAACCTTCCCCGGGCTAGAGACAGGGCTGACTTCATGTTAGCTGGGTCTCAGTGTGTGAAAAGAAGAGCAAACATTGTCCTGTAATGCCAAAACTAAACAGTCAGAAAATGAGATATTCTTGCCAGTCAACACCTTTCTCTCTTTTGGGTGttcctcctccacttctcctgtaGCAGCGTCTCACTCTTTAATTCAGTAAATATTTTTCCCCCCAGGGGAAGCCTCGCCCCGTGGTCAACTGGTTGAAAGACGGTGAGCCCCTGGAGAATAAATCGGTGGGCATCCGCACCAGTGACTTTGACACCATCCTGTTCATCCGCTCGGCAGAAAGGGACCACTCTGGGAAGTACACCCTGTCTGTCCAGATAGACAACATGCAGGACAAGGCTGACATACACATCCAGGTCGTAGGTCAGTCACTGGCACCAACATCATtggggatctggtcaaaagtagtgcactatatagggaatagggttccatttgggatgcaagctaTATATAACTGTATGTCTCCGCTCACCCTTCAGTGACTATACCTAGTATGTTTTACTACTTATTACAGTCAAATATGGAGCCAGTATGATGCAATGACTTAAATCTAGGATGACACCCCAGAGTTTAATTTGATGATAATTCCTCATTTAATCCTCGGAGGGGATCTAAGACTCCAAAGGAGGGTGGGAATCATCAAAGAGGCTGAttagtctcttcctctcctcttctcaatcCTTCCCTCCTGCCCTGACTGCCACCGTACCGTCGctttgctccctccctcccctctttccccTCGTTCCTGCTCCTCTTAGCACCCGTGTGAGGGTCAGGGTGCTGTGTGGCTGGGTGGGGAGATTATGCGGTGGGGTTCCGTTGGGATTATTGGTGTGTAGACTGGGAGTAGGGTGGGATTAGGGGCCTTGGTCTCCTTTCCCCTGCTGGGAGGTGAGCTAATGAGAGGGCCAGCCTCTTCAGATCAGCCCCCACACACGTTTagtcacagcagcagcagcacggcAGAGACCAGGATTAATGACAAACATCCTGGAGTACTGACGTACATGAGACACACTCCACATGCTCCATTTtcgctgtctgtttgtctgttaaaagagatctctctctctctctgacacacagatGTACTTCCTCCTTCCTACtttttcctcctttcctctccctctctccctatctccctctcgctctcgctctccccccctccccacacacagacAAGCCAGGTCCTCCTATAAATGTGATGGTAACAGATGTGTGGGGCTTCAACGCTGCTCTGGAGTGGAAGCCCCCCAAAGACACAGGCAACACTGATATCACCGGCTACACCATCCAGAAGGCTGACAAGAAGACCCAGGTCTCCAActccctcctctgtctttcctcatctctctctatagCTCTCTCTTTCTATACTGTGTATCCACCTCACCTCTCCTTCTCtgccctcacttccctcatcCTCTGTTCTCAAACATCTGCCTCTATATATCcacatctcctctccttctttttcaACCTCTCTACTTCTCTGTAAACAtcttcctttttctctctctccctccctccctctccctctccctctccttctctctctggtcAGGGTTGGTTCACGGTGTATGAGCACAACCGCCGGCCCAGCTGCACAGTGTCTGACCTTGTCATGGGGAACGAGTACTCCTTCCGTGTGTTCAGTGAGAACATCTGTGGCCTGAGCGATGAGGTGGCCTTCAGCAAGAACACTGCCATCATAGGAAAAACAGGTAATACACTACAATGCTACACCATACTATAGCCCCTGTGCATGCTCACGCAAACACGCGCTCACAATCGCTGCGCAAATGTAGCCTGTCATTACAGCCATAAACAGTGATACACTTTCAAAATGCAAGATATAGAAATAAACTGTGTTTTACACCAGCATTTTGAGATGAAGGTCATTCATAGCTAATAGCAGccaatatcaactagggatatcatgtcacttctctggagtccagagcaagcagGATCATATGGCCTACCTGTATGTATCGGAGGTTGCAGGATCGGATGGAAACCATGGTTAGGGTAAGCACAAGCCTATAGTATGTCAATCtacaatctactatcccccatagtacaaaagttcacctattctattggtcaacttggCCTTCTGTGTGAGAAAGAAATATTCCAAActtagtctgggacagttgtgggatgcgatagatcccaaattaatacaaccactagcatcagaAAACgttttaaaagcaatgaggctgatgcaacagatcagaacgtttagtttaaaatgttgataaactattaggctatttcttcacattataagcgcagcaatgtgcacatgacagtaggctataagcgcaaatgttccaaaatgcaatcaattagcaggaaaacaccattctcaaaagtaaCCGCAAATgagattatgcatgtaatgctttattataaaggtgcatttttatggtgaaaattatcttctccaaacttgaaactcacgcgccccctatgtatgccagttagactCTACACTggttgtaaagtggattaatgtgcttaattttaataagttatttggccactttagttgtatgatacaaaccttatcaaaacatataagcctatgggctaggctacatgaggtgttaaTTTTTAAAAGTTGCATgcgtttcttgccttactgcacacaacctgggcatcattcacaagtatATATCACAAGTGAATATTAAAATTATCAATTAAATCGCCAGGTAGCCTATTGTTCTGGCAAATATGTGTTCGTAGCAGATTGCTAAACTTTATTTTATGTGGATGATTTAAACGTACTATGCTTTTGCCAGGCAAAACCAGAGACATTTTAACAAGTGCTTtctggtcactaatctggatATACACCCACCTTTGTGTGTCAAtgctgatgactggtcattggtcaacagtAAAGACGCGCAACTTTTTGGTTCTGAAGCATAGATAAGATGTTTTTGAGACAACAATTTGGTGCAATACCGTAGGCCTATGTTAGTAACCATTTTGAAATATAAAATTACAAATGGTATGTAGCTGATTTAAAatatgtgtgattttttttttttcacattcAGTTTCAAACTCGTGACCCCCCAAAACCTTCTCGCGACCCCCCGGGGTTTCGGGACCCCCAGTTTGAGAACCActgtactacactacactacaccatactaTACCAAATGTAGTATGTAGTTATAATAGGGTAACATGATataccatgtggtcctctgtagctcagttgataaagCTAAAGCATGccgcttgtaatgccaggatagtgggttcgattcctgggaccccccaaacgtaaaatgtatgcacggatgactgtaagtccctttggataaaagcacctgctaaatggcatttattattattattattattattattattattattattattattattattatatagcctGCTAAACACAGCCATCACAGTCCCCATCCATATCCACCCCCCTCCCTCAGATCTGGAGTACAACAAACCAGCCTTCAAAGAGAAGGACATGAGAGGCTCCCCCAAGTTTACAGCTCCCCTAGTGGACAGGTGTGTCGTTGCAGGCTACAGTACTGCCATCAGCTGTGCTGTCCGGGCCTACCCTAAGGTGAGGATGTGTGCGGGGGGGTGTTTAAGTGTGTTTGTAATTAGGTGTGTGTTGGGAGAGCGAGAACTAAAAGCTGTTTGAAGGTGCGTTTGTGTGTCACaagctatgtttccattaacttgtccagtgattttttttgacattttgaaagtttgcatagaaaatagatgcgaCAATTGCCTGCTAGGGTGCGTTTCCATTTAACTATCTTGTGTCGATAAAATGTTAGGTGTGACGTAATGATGTCACACCTAAAATACAAATGTAGTGGTTGAAatgtttccattacccatttaggcaaattTCACATTAATAAATTGGCAACAGCCTgaatgccctcccacctatctgtttcatgttTCAGGTAGCCCGCgactaatacagtgcattcggaacgtattcagaccccttcacttttttccacattttgttacattacagccttattctaaaattgattaaattgtttcttcccctcctcaatctacacacaataccccataatgacaaagcaaaaacaggtttttagacatttttaaacatttattaaaaataaaaaacggaaatatcacatttacagaagtattcagaccctttactcagtactttgttgaagcacctttggcagtgattacagcctcgaatcttctagggtatgacgctacaagcttggcacacctgtatttggggagtttctcccattcttctctgcagatcctttcaagctctgtcaggttgaatggggagcgtcgctgcacagctatattcaggtctctccaaagatgttcgatcgggttcaagtccgggatctggcttggccactcaaggacattgagagatttgtcccgaagccactcctgcgtagtcttggctgtgtgcttagggtcgttgtcctgttggaaggtgaaccttcgccccagtctgaggtcctgagtgctctggagcaggttttcatcaaggatctctctgtactttgctccgttcatctttccctcgatcctgacttgtctcccagtccctgccgctgaaaaacatccccacagcatgatgctgccaccaccatgcttcaccgtagggatggtgccaggtttcctccagacgtgacgcttggcattcaggccaaagagttcaatcttggtttcatcagaccagataatcttgtttctcatggtctgagagtcctttaggtgccttttggcaaaccccaagcgggcagtcatgtgtcttttactgaggagttgcttccttctggccactctaccataaaggcctgattggtggagtgctgcagagatggttgtccttctggaaggttctcccatctccacagaggaactctggagctctgtcagagtgaccatcgggttcttggtcacctccctgaccaagtcccttctcccccgattgctcagtttggccgggcggccagctctaggaagagtcttggtggttccaaacttcttccatttaagaatgatggaggccactgtgttcttggggaccttcaatgctgcagaaatgttttggtacccttccacagatctgtgcctcgacacaatcctgtctcggagctctacggacaattccatcgacctcatggcttggtttttgctctgacatgcactgtcaactgtgggaccttatatagacaggtgtgtgcctttacaaattatgtccaatcaattgaatttaccacaggtggactccaatcaagttgtagtgtggtgggtgatttgaaggagtcaggcgcaggagggtaaatcacagaatacagagtttattccggaatacagagttacgcaggatagcgtcaaacagtccagtgcgcaaaacaggcgcactggagcaaaacaggcacacagggaaaatataccccggcaatacaaaacaCACGAAGCTCAACCAACCTTCTCTCTCCTCACATGAatcaatcacccacaaggacaagggggcagagggaacacttatacacatactaatgaggggatatgaaccaggtgtgtgtaatagacaagacaaaacaaatggaatgatgagatgagatgtggctagaaggccggtgattacgaacgccgaagcctgcccgaacaaggagaagaagTCGTGacgtggaaacatctcaaggatgaccaatggaaacaggatgcacctgagctcattttcgagtctcatagcaaagagtctgaatacttatgtaaataaggtttttcagttttttctaaaaacctgttttcgctttgtcattatggggtattgtgtgtacattgatgaggattattatttttttaaatcaattttagaataaggctgtaacgtaacaaaatgtgtaagaagtaaaggggtctgaatactttccgaaggcactgtatttgccatattctaataattatcATATGCCAACGTATTGCCATGgtccgtgccatggtgaaacttgcactcctgtagatctgaaataattggatggtgaaacttgccagAAAAGCAAGGCTAAGCAATTCAGGAATTcctgaaagtcaggacaatccaTGTGTtgcaaataaacattatttttgtacactgaacaaaaatataaacacaactgagctgcagttcatataaggaaatcagtcaattgaaatgaattcattatgccctaatctatggatttcacatgactgggaatacagatatgcatcagataccttaaaaaaaaaaagtaggggcgtggttcagaaaaccaatcagtatctggtgtgaccaccatttacctcatgcagtgcgacacatctcattcacatagagttgatcaggctgttgattttggcctgtggaatgttgtcccactcctcttcaatggctgtgtgaagttgctggttTTTGGCGGGAagtggaacacgctgttgtacacgtcgatccagagcatcccaaacatgctcaatgggtgacatgtctggggagtatgcaggccatggaagaacttaaACATTTTCacacttccaggaattgtgtacagatccttgcgacatggggtcgtgcattatcatgctgaaacttgaggtgatggcggtggatgaatggcacgacaatgggcctcaggatctcatcccggtatctctttgcattcaaattgccatcgataaaatgcagttgtgtttgttgtccgtagcttatgcctgcccatacaataaccccaccgccaccatggggcactctgttcacaacgttgacatcagctcgcccacacgacaccatacacgctgtctgccatctgcccggtacagttgaaaccgggattcatccgtgaatagcactcgaaggtgagcatttgcccactgaactcggttacgacgccgaactgcaggcaggtcaagaccctggtgtggacgacgagcacgcagatgagcttccctaagacagtttctgacagtttgtgcagaaattcttcggttgtacaaacccacagtttcatcagctgttcgggtggctggtctcagactatcccgcaggggaagaagcctgatgtggatgtcctgggctggtctaaaacaactttggaggcagcttatggtagagaaattaacattccattttctgccaacagctctggtggacattcctgcagtcagcatgccacttgcacactccctcaaaacttgagacatctgtggcattgtgttgtgacaaaactgcacattttttagtgtccttttattgtcccaagcacaaggtccacctgtgtaatgatcatgctgtttaatcagcttcttgatataccacacctgtcagctggatggattatcttggcaaatgagaaatgctcactaacagggatgtaaacaaatctgtgcacTAAATATGagctaaataagctttttgtgcatatggaaaatttctgggatcttttatttcagatcatgaaacatgggaccaacactttacacgttgcatttatatttttgttcagtgtagttgaaaAAATGTATATTGTAAGCAGTATACATATaattaaatgtggagtggagctttataGTTACACTATGACATCATGTGCCCCGCGTTCCTTCAAAATGATTCGGCAATCATCATTTATTAAAAAAACACAGTATCCATCGTCATTTGTCGCAAtaaagaatgtttaaaaaaatgaaaaatccACCCGTCAAATGGATAGAACTGTTGTCgatctttagaaaatgtctcctatatctgccgtttccattacacaCGACATTGCTTTTGTCTAATAAACCGGGGTCAATGGAAAATTGCCTAATGAGTGGGTGATTATATTTCAAGGCCAAATGTTGCCCCAATTaaattccctccctcctctcttaaccccccctcttccccctctcttcacCTCAGGCTAAGATTGTGTGGATGAAGAATAAGATGATCATTGGGGAGGATCCTAAATTCTTGATGCAGAACAACCAGGGGGTGTTGACCCTGAACATCAGGAAGCCCGGCCAGTTTGACGGGGGCAAGTACTCCTGTAAGGCCATCAACGACCTGGGGGAGGACGAGGTGGAGTGCAGGCTGGAAGTCCGaggtactgacacacacacactgtcatgcATGCACAGATAgatgtgcacaaacacacacacacactacaactcCTATCATGCTCAGCCTGAGACATACTTTTATTGGCAGTCAATAGTTGTCTAACTAATCATCAGTTATCATCAGTTAAACCCATTATTACAAAGCTGGTCATGTATTCACGATCTATGACTTATGATTATCGCTTGTTGGGAACACTGATAGTATGTCGTTTTTCCTAACAAGATTAAATGTAGAGATTGTGCGTG
This genomic window contains:
- the LOC121568909 gene encoding myosin-binding protein C, fast-type-like isoform X21, producing the protein MPEAKKPEAEPEEIAAKTDKAAAAPADKAKPAEDHEAQPAPEETVPGGQSELTGLFVERPESTTVIKGKNVTFVAKVDSSDLLRKPNMKWLKGKWLDLGSKAGKHVQFKEAYDRNSKVYTYEMSIIKVVEGDAGGYRCEVTSKDKCDSCTFEVTVEAVQEEQPANILDAFKRSGIKGAKKGGDAGEDAGDLDFSALLKKREKKARDEPKEEVDVWEILKDAKPCDYEKIAFDYGITDLRGLLKRLKKMKKVEPKKSDAFLKKLEQCYSVDKGKRTQMHVELHDPNTQVKWLKNGVEIKPSAKYVFECVGNKRTLTINKCNLSDDAAYECVVGEEKSFTEVFVKEPPVTITKLLDDVHVVVGEKVEFECEVSEEGANVKWMKDGVELTKDGKYRIKKDGKKHTLVISEATIEDIGMYYVYTNGGESKGELEVEAKELEVLQSIADLSVKACEQAVFKCEVSDEKVVGKWFKDGVEVKPGNRIKMSHIGRIHKLTIDDVKPQDEGNYTFVPEGYALSLSAKLNFIEIKIDYVPRQDPPKIHLDTSSTGSKNTIVVVAGNKLRLDVEITGEPVPTVCWMKGDTVISEAEGRVRVETRTTLSSFVIEGAERPDEGRYSIIVTNPAGEDRAELTIKIVDVPNPPENVKCMGVGEDTATITWDPPKFDGGSPVKGYLMERKKQGSSRWTKLNFEVFESTTYEAKKMIEGVFYEMRVFAVNGIGISQPSGNSKPFMPIAPTSEPTRLTVEDVTDSTCALKWRPPERVGAGGVDGYIIEWCKEGEDNWVVANKEPVDKNTYRVKGLPTGEKLLFRVVAMNIAGRSPPCTLKQSVTIREIMEYPKIRLPRQLRTKFIRKVGEKINLVIPFQGKPRPVVNWLKDGEPLENKSVGIRTSDFDTILFIRSAERDHSGKYTLSVQIDNMQDKADIHIQVVDKPGPPINVMVTDVWGFNAALEWKPPKDTGNTDITGYTIQKADKKTQGWFTVYEHNRRPSCTVSDLVMGNEYSFRVFSENICGLSDEVAFSKNTAIIGKTDLEYNKPAFKEKDMRGSPKFTAPLVDRCVVAGYSTAISCAVRAYPKAKIVWMKNKMIIGEDPKFLMQNNQGVLTLNIRKPGQFDGGKYSCKAINDLGEDEVECRLEVRVLQEKKGDEEKK
- the LOC121568909 gene encoding myosin-binding protein C, fast-type-like isoform X3, which produces MPEAKKPAAKTDKAAAAPADKAKPAEDHEARSAIEDGVTDEAQPAPEEGSEGGDELLSDSEELPDDETVPGGQSELTGLFVERPESTTVIKGKNVTFVAKVDSSDLLRKPNMKWLKGKWLDLGSKAGKHVQFKEAYDRNSKVYTYEMSIIKVVEGDAGGYRCEVTSKDKCDSCTFEVTVEAVQEEQPANILDAFKRSGIKGAKKGGDAGEDAGDLDFSALLKKREKKARDEPKEEVDVWEILKDAKPCDYEKIAFDYGITDLRGLLKRLKKMKKVEPKKSDAFLKKLEQCYSVDKGKRTQMHVELHDPNTQVKWLKNGVEIKPSAKYVFECVGNKRTLTINKCNLSDDAAYECVVGEEKSFTEVFVKEPPVTITKLLDDVHVVVGEKVEFECEVSEEGANVKWMKDGVELTKDGKYRIKKDGKKHTLVISEATIEDIGMYYVYTNGGESKGELEVEAKELEVLQSIADLSVKACEQAVFKCEVSDEKVVGKWFKDGVEVKPGNRIKMSHIGRIHKLTIDDVKPQDEGNYTFVPEGYALSLSAKLNFIEIKIDYVPRQDPPKIHLDTSSTGSKNTIVVVAGNKLRLDVEITGEPVPTVCWMKGDTVISEAEGRVRVETRTTLSSFVIEGAERPDEGRYSIIVTNPAGEDRAELTIKIVDVPNPPENVKCMGVGEDTATITWDPPKFDGGSPVKGYLMERKKQGSSRWTKLNFEVFESTTYEAKKMIEGVFYEMRVFAVNGIGISQPSGNSKPFMPIAPTSEPTRLTVEDVTDSTCALKWRPPERVGAGGVDGYIIEWCKEGEDNWVVANKEPVDKNTYRVKGLPTGEKLLFRVVAMNIAGRSPPCTLKQSVTIREIMEYPKIRLPRQLRTKFIRKVGEKINLVIPFQGKPRPVVNWLKDGEPLENKSVGIRTSDFDTILFIRSAERDHSGKYTLSVQIDNMQDKADIHIQVVDKPGPPINVMVTDVWGFNAALEWKPPKDTGNTDITGYTIQKADKKTQGWFTVYEHNRRPSCTVSDLVMGNEYSFRVFSENICGLSDEVAFSKNTAIIGKTDLEYNKPAFKEKDMRGSPKFTAPLVDRCVVAGYSTAISCAVRAYPKAKIVWMKNKMIIGEDPKFLMQNNQGVLTLNIRKPGQFDGGKYSCKAINDLGEDEVECRLEVRVLQEKKGDEEKK